One Curtobacterium sp. MCLR17_032 genomic window carries:
- a CDS encoding DNA-3-methyladenine glycosylase 2 family protein, with protein MPSVRPVAAAPAARPGADDGAGRVDTVYRPGGPVDVVATLRPLSRGSGDPAHRVVGSDVWLALRTPEGPASVLVRPVGDTVAISAWGAGASWAVAHGPDLVGRGDDWTELDVSAHAFLAQARHRQPGLRLLRTNTVVAMLVPAIMEQKVTSRQAWRAWRYLVQRFGTPAPGPAPAGMVVPPDADTWARIPSWEWHKAGIEPGRSATVMRVVRVAPALERTLTLGRGGELVASRLQSIPGVGPWTAAETAQRAHGDPDSPSVGDYHVPALVGWALTGGPVDDDGMLELLEPWRGHRERVVRLIAGSGFRKPTFGPRMTIQDHRGH; from the coding sequence ATGCCCTCCGTCCGTCCCGTCGCCGCAGCTCCGGCGGCCCGTCCCGGCGCGGACGACGGTGCGGGTCGCGTGGACACCGTGTACCGGCCGGGAGGCCCGGTGGACGTGGTCGCGACGCTGCGGCCCCTGTCGCGCGGCTCCGGCGACCCGGCCCACCGGGTGGTCGGCTCCGACGTGTGGCTCGCGCTCCGCACCCCGGAGGGGCCGGCGTCGGTGCTCGTGCGCCCCGTCGGTGACACCGTCGCGATCAGTGCCTGGGGTGCCGGAGCGTCGTGGGCGGTCGCGCACGGACCGGACCTGGTCGGCCGCGGGGACGACTGGACCGAGCTCGACGTGTCCGCACATGCCTTCCTCGCCCAGGCGCGACACCGTCAGCCGGGGTTACGGCTGCTGCGGACGAACACCGTCGTCGCGATGCTCGTGCCGGCGATCATGGAGCAGAAGGTGACCTCCCGCCAGGCCTGGCGGGCGTGGCGGTACCTCGTGCAGCGCTTCGGCACGCCCGCTCCCGGGCCGGCTCCGGCGGGCATGGTCGTCCCGCCGGACGCCGACACCTGGGCGCGGATCCCGAGCTGGGAGTGGCACAAGGCCGGCATCGAGCCCGGACGGTCGGCGACGGTGATGCGCGTCGTGCGGGTCGCGCCGGCGCTCGAGCGGACGCTGACCCTGGGCCGGGGTGGCGAACTCGTCGCGAGCCGGCTGCAGTCGATCCCGGGCGTCGGGCCGTGGACCGCCGCCGAGACGGCGCAACGGGCGCACGGTGATCCGGATTCGCCAAGTGTCGGGGACTACCACGTGCCCGCGCTCGTCGGGTGGGCGCTCACCGGCGGACCGGTCGACGACGACGGGATGCTCGAGCTGCTCGAACCCTGGCGGGGGCACCGGGAGCGGGTCGTGCGGTTGATCGCGGGCTCGGGCTTCCGGAAGCCGACGTTCGGGCCGCGGATGACGATCCAGGACCACCGGGGCCACTGA
- a CDS encoding asparaginase, whose product MIDTTLPTVTYLALGGTIASITTGGTGDTGGPAHRPGAVPRLDAHDLLAGVPAIAEAARVDAHQLTLVPSPSLGFDDVQSALGAARRAVEAGASGVVVSQGTDTIEETAYLLDLGWDHPEPLVVTGAMRHASAPGADGPANLLAAVRVALEPAARGRGVLVVLDDEVHAASTVRKTHTSSTGAFTSPGTGPLGWVAEGLPVFHAPAQQAPAVTDHVAPLPPVALHRVSLDDDGRVLEALGDLGYRGAVIEGFGGGHVAERTLDAVRTLARRMPVVMASRTGAGPTLAATYGFPGGEVDLLAAGLVPAGSLDGLKSRLLLAVLLAVDAPHDRVHAEFRARGRGSYPQRRP is encoded by the coding sequence GTGATCGACACCACGCTGCCGACGGTGACCTACCTGGCCCTCGGCGGGACCATCGCGAGCATCACGACCGGAGGCACCGGAGACACGGGAGGCCCCGCTCACCGGCCCGGTGCGGTCCCGCGACTCGACGCCCACGACCTGCTCGCCGGCGTGCCCGCGATCGCAGAGGCCGCCCGGGTCGACGCCCACCAGCTCACCCTGGTCCCCTCGCCGTCCCTGGGCTTCGACGACGTGCAGAGCGCCCTCGGAGCCGCACGGCGAGCGGTCGAGGCCGGCGCATCGGGTGTCGTCGTCTCGCAGGGCACCGACACCATCGAGGAGACCGCCTACCTGCTCGACCTCGGCTGGGACCACCCGGAACCGCTCGTGGTCACCGGCGCCATGCGCCACGCGTCCGCGCCCGGCGCGGACGGTCCGGCCAACCTGCTGGCAGCGGTGCGCGTGGCCCTGGAACCGGCCGCACGGGGCCGCGGCGTGCTCGTCGTGCTCGACGACGAGGTCCACGCCGCCAGCACGGTGCGGAAGACGCACACGTCCTCGACCGGGGCGTTCACCTCGCCCGGGACCGGGCCACTCGGCTGGGTCGCGGAGGGACTGCCCGTCTTCCACGCCCCCGCACAGCAGGCACCCGCCGTCACCGACCACGTCGCCCCGCTGCCACCGGTCGCCCTGCACCGCGTCAGCCTCGACGACGACGGACGTGTCCTCGAGGCGCTCGGGGACCTCGGCTACCGCGGCGCGGTCATCGAGGGCTTCGGCGGCGGGCACGTGGCGGAACGCACCCTCGACGCCGTCCGCACGCTGGCCCGGCGGATGCCGGTCGTCATGGCGTCGCGGACCGGCGCCGGGCCCACCCTCGCGGCGACCTACGGCTTCCCCGGCGGCGAGGTCGACCTGCTCGCCGCCGGACTCGTCCCCGCCGGGTCCCTCGACGGACTCAAGTCCCGCCTGCTGCTCGCCGTCCTGCTCGCCGTCGACGCTCCGCACGACCGTGTGCATGCGGAGTTCCGCGCGCGCGGCCGGGGCTCCTACCCCCAGCGCCGTCCCTGA
- a CDS encoding NAD-dependent epimerase/dehydratase family protein: protein MSAHQTVVIAGCGDLGTEAALRFADLGYRVVGLRRRAELLPVPIEGRSTDLRSDVPEIDPDTAIVVVALAAGSRDPDEYRATYVDGLRNVLDGIDRSGASPRVVVVSSTAVYDVSDGSEVTEATPAAGGTPTARVLVEAEALLRERVAGAVLLRLSGIYGPGRERLIDQVRSGSARLAPADAASPHTNRIHRDDAAAAIVHLATLDDPAPTYLGTDDEPVRLDDVLRFLADELDLPTPEHGPASDRQAGGDKRLSNALLRSTGFAFRYPTFREGYRAVLAGEGTHHP, encoded by the coding sequence ATGTCAGCACACCAGACCGTCGTCATCGCCGGCTGCGGCGACCTCGGCACCGAGGCCGCCCTCCGCTTCGCCGACCTCGGGTACCGCGTCGTCGGCCTCCGTCGCCGCGCTGAACTCCTGCCGGTGCCGATCGAGGGCCGGAGCACCGACCTCCGGAGTGACGTCCCCGAGATCGACCCCGACACCGCGATCGTCGTCGTCGCCCTGGCCGCGGGCAGCCGCGACCCGGACGAGTACCGCGCCACCTACGTCGACGGTCTGCGGAACGTGCTGGACGGGATCGACCGATCGGGGGCGAGCCCGCGGGTCGTCGTCGTGTCCTCGACCGCCGTGTACGACGTGTCCGACGGCAGCGAGGTCACGGAGGCGACCCCGGCCGCTGGCGGTACCCCGACGGCGAGGGTCCTGGTCGAGGCCGAGGCACTGCTCCGCGAACGGGTCGCCGGTGCGGTGCTCCTCCGCCTGTCCGGCATCTACGGCCCCGGCCGCGAGCGGTTGATCGACCAGGTCCGCTCCGGCAGTGCCCGGCTCGCTCCGGCTGATGCCGCGTCCCCGCACACGAACCGCATCCACCGCGACGACGCCGCCGCCGCGATCGTGCACCTCGCGACGCTGGACGACCCGGCACCGACGTACCTCGGGACGGACGACGAGCCGGTCCGTCTCGACGACGTGCTGCGGTTCCTCGCCGACGAACTCGATCTGCCGACACCGGAGCACGGCCCCGCATCGGACCGGCAGGCGGGTGGTGACAAGCGCCTGTCGAACGCGCTGCTCCGCTCGACGGGCTTCGCGTTCCGCTACCCGACCTTCCGAGAGGGCTACCGCGCGGTGCTGGCCGGCGAGGGCACCCACCACCCCTGA
- a CDS encoding polysaccharide deacetylase yields the protein MVKEIFVSFGVDIDAVAGWLGSYGGADSPSDIQRGIYAGRTGVPRLQRVFDRADIKATWFIPGHSLETFPEQCQALFDAGHEIGAHGYSHENPVAMTEAQEDAVMERSVELITQLTGTQPTGYVAPWWELSAYTPTLLEKFGFSYDHSQQHKDFVPYYSIVGDSWTPIDYAQDPHTWMTPLVHGHEIDLVEIAANWYVDDLPPMMFIKSSPNSHGFVNPRDVEQMWKDQFDWVYRELDYAVFPITIHPDVSGRPQVLLMIERLIEYIGGHEGVRFVTMNEIADDFRVRFPFARPERPREY from the coding sequence ATGGTGAAAGAGATCTTCGTGTCCTTCGGCGTCGACATCGACGCCGTCGCGGGCTGGCTCGGCTCCTACGGCGGAGCCGACTCACCGTCGGACATCCAGCGCGGGATCTACGCCGGCCGCACCGGCGTGCCCCGGCTGCAGCGCGTCTTCGACCGCGCCGACATCAAGGCGACGTGGTTCATCCCCGGCCACTCGCTCGAGACCTTCCCCGAGCAGTGCCAGGCCCTGTTCGACGCCGGGCACGAGATCGGCGCCCACGGGTACAGCCACGAGAACCCCGTCGCGATGACGGAGGCGCAGGAAGACGCCGTCATGGAGCGCTCGGTCGAACTCATCACCCAGCTCACCGGCACCCAGCCGACCGGCTACGTCGCCCCCTGGTGGGAGCTGAGCGCGTACACGCCGACGCTGCTGGAGAAGTTCGGGTTCAGCTACGACCACAGCCAGCAGCACAAGGACTTCGTCCCCTACTACTCGATCGTCGGCGACTCGTGGACGCCGATCGACTACGCCCAGGACCCGCACACCTGGATGACCCCGCTGGTGCACGGCCACGAGATCGACCTCGTCGAGATCGCCGCGAACTGGTACGTCGACGACCTGCCGCCGATGATGTTCATCAAGTCGAGCCCGAACAGCCACGGCTTCGTCAACCCCCGCGACGTCGAGCAGATGTGGAAGGACCAGTTCGACTGGGTGTACCGCGAGCTCGACTACGCCGTGTTCCCGATCACGATCCACCCCGACGTGTCCGGGCGACCCCAGGTGCTGCTCATGATCGAACGGCTCATCGAGTACATCGGCGGACACGAGGGCGTCCGGTTCGTCACCATGAACGAGATCGCCGACGACTTCCGCGTCCGCTTCCCCTTCGCCCGCCCCGAGCGTCCGCGCGAGTACTGA
- a CDS encoding SDR family NAD(P)-dependent oxidoreductase, which translates to MRGDVFDLDGATALVTGGASGIGLAIVEAFVAAGAQVAVADRDVDALEAVARRLDVLTVVLDVTDEADVEAVVVTVDAELDGIDVLVNAAGVLSQAPLEELSTADWNRIVAVDLTGVFLMMRAVGRLMLRDGGGRIINLASQLAIKGGSEVAHYAAAKAGVIALTKSAAIEWSGRGVLVNAIAPGPVVSPMTDRMTPQWRADKAAELPIGRFGVPHEVAPTALLLASSPAGDLYTGQTLGPNSGDVMP; encoded by the coding sequence ATGCGCGGCGACGTGTTCGACCTCGACGGAGCCACCGCGCTCGTCACCGGCGGTGCCAGCGGCATCGGGCTCGCGATCGTCGAGGCCTTCGTCGCCGCCGGTGCACAGGTCGCCGTCGCCGACCGCGACGTCGATGCCCTCGAAGCGGTCGCCCGGCGGCTGGACGTCCTGACCGTCGTCCTGGACGTCACGGACGAGGCGGACGTCGAGGCCGTCGTCGTGACCGTCGACGCCGAACTCGACGGCATCGACGTCCTCGTGAACGCCGCCGGTGTCCTCTCCCAGGCGCCGCTCGAGGAGCTGTCCACGGCCGACTGGAACCGGATCGTCGCCGTCGACCTCACCGGCGTGTTCCTGATGATGCGCGCGGTCGGTCGTCTGATGCTCCGCGACGGCGGTGGGCGCATCATCAACCTGGCCTCGCAACTGGCGATCAAGGGCGGGTCCGAGGTCGCGCACTACGCAGCCGCGAAGGCCGGCGTCATCGCACTGACCAAGAGCGCGGCGATCGAGTGGAGCGGGCGGGGTGTCCTCGTCAACGCGATCGCGCCCGGTCCGGTCGTGTCGCCGATGACCGACCGGATGACGCCGCAGTGGCGGGCCGACAAGGCAGCCGAACTCCCGATCGGGCGGTTCGGTGTCCCGCACGAGGTCGCCCCGACCGCCCTGCTGCTCGCGTCCTCACCAGCGGGCGACCTGTACACCGGGCAGACGCTCGGACCCAACTCCGGCGATGTGATGCCGTGA
- a CDS encoding MDR family oxidoreductase, with protein MTRAVLVSRSAAPAVTDVDLPAPGSREALVTVTRSSVNYKDGLAVAGDPGVVRADPLVPGIDVVGTVAALGSDVRDVAVGERVVLTGAGAGETRHGGWAEQCVVPVDSLVTLPEDLDDDLAAAIGTAGFTAMLSVLALERVVAPEDGPVLVTGASGGVGTVAIALLAARGYRVTASTGRPENGHSLRALGATDVVDRAQFADPGKPMQRAVWAGAVDSVGGATLANVLAATRYGGAVTACGLAQDTALSTTVLPFILRGVSLLGIESVAAPLDLRQRAWARLGTDLDPALLRAVSRTVGLAEAIEVGAAVVAGRVHGRTVVDVRR; from the coding sequence ATGACCCGTGCCGTCCTCGTGTCCCGTTCCGCCGCCCCCGCCGTCACCGACGTCGACCTGCCCGCTCCCGGCAGCCGTGAGGCCCTGGTCACCGTCACGAGGTCGAGCGTCAACTACAAGGACGGCCTGGCCGTCGCCGGCGACCCCGGCGTGGTGCGGGCCGATCCGCTCGTGCCGGGCATCGACGTGGTGGGCACCGTCGCCGCGCTCGGCTCGGACGTGCGGGACGTGGCCGTCGGCGAGCGCGTGGTCCTCACCGGCGCGGGCGCGGGCGAGACCCGACACGGCGGCTGGGCGGAGCAGTGCGTGGTCCCGGTCGACTCGCTCGTCACGCTTCCGGAGGACCTCGACGACGACCTGGCGGCAGCGATCGGCACGGCGGGCTTCACGGCGATGCTCAGCGTCCTGGCGCTCGAGCGGGTGGTCGCACCCGAAGACGGACCGGTCCTGGTGACCGGGGCCTCGGGCGGGGTCGGCACGGTGGCGATCGCCCTGCTCGCGGCTCGTGGGTACCGGGTGACGGCGTCGACCGGTCGGCCGGAGAACGGCCACTCGCTCCGGGCACTCGGTGCGACGGACGTCGTCGACCGGGCGCAGTTCGCCGACCCCGGCAAGCCGATGCAGCGGGCGGTCTGGGCGGGTGCCGTGGACAGCGTCGGGGGTGCGACCCTGGCGAACGTCCTCGCGGCGACGCGGTACGGCGGGGCGGTCACGGCGTGCGGGCTGGCGCAGGACACCGCGCTGTCGACGACGGTGCTGCCGTTCATCCTGCGCGGGGTGTCCCTGCTCGGCATCGAATCGGTCGCGGCGCCGCTCGACCTGCGGCAGCGGGCGTGGGCGCGGCTGGGAACAGACCTCGACCCGGCGCTGCTCCGGGCGGTGTCGCGGACCGTCGGGCTGGCCGAGGCGATCGAGGTCGGCGCTGCCGTGGTCGCCGGACGGGTGCACGGGCGGACGGTGGTCGACGTGCGGCGGTGA
- a CDS encoding MFS transporter has translation MSTTTIREPEDVQLDTGTFPAIGAAETKRGATLAFFAWTLAVYDFIMFGTLLPRIAEDFGWNQQTALLANTLVSVGVFVVVILVGLFVDRLGRRRGMMVTIGGAALSSLLTAASTGVASLVGFRALSGFGMAEQSVNSTYLNEVFALTEIEGIRKRRGFFYSLVQTGWPIGALLAAAFIAGINGLFGPDSWRIAFLVATVPALFVLFLRKGIKETPQHRLNTYLRQLRKSGRADEASRIAARFGVVEDERPSLRAIFGKRYARNTVVLSIAWIVNYFGITTTSVLGTTMLEDVKGVDTSMSLLIIVLSNVVGAAGYLFHGWLGDVIGRKTTIVGGWLLAGVCWTLFVLGPDDFGYVLITYMLTLFFLLGPYASLLFLQAECFDSSCRATGSAFVTAMGQPGSIIGSAVLTALVAGNVGLGPAAVVVGAGGMVLSGLIMLATKRVAVIEH, from the coding sequence ATGTCCACCACGACCATCCGCGAGCCGGAGGACGTCCAGCTCGACACCGGGACGTTCCCGGCGATCGGCGCCGCCGAGACCAAACGCGGCGCCACCCTGGCCTTCTTCGCCTGGACCCTCGCCGTCTACGACTTCATCATGTTCGGCACGCTCCTGCCCCGGATCGCCGAGGACTTCGGGTGGAACCAGCAGACCGCGCTGCTGGCGAACACCCTCGTCAGCGTCGGGGTCTTCGTCGTCGTCATCCTGGTCGGGCTGTTCGTCGACCGGCTCGGCCGCCGTCGCGGCATGATGGTCACGATCGGAGGCGCGGCACTGTCGTCCCTGCTGACGGCGGCCTCGACCGGGGTCGCCTCGCTCGTCGGCTTCCGCGCGCTGAGCGGGTTCGGCATGGCGGAGCAGTCGGTCAACTCCACCTACCTCAACGAGGTCTTCGCCCTCACCGAGATCGAGGGCATCCGGAAGCGCCGCGGCTTCTTCTACAGCCTGGTGCAGACCGGATGGCCGATCGGTGCCCTCCTGGCCGCCGCGTTCATCGCCGGGATCAACGGGCTGTTCGGACCCGACTCGTGGCGGATCGCGTTCCTCGTCGCCACCGTCCCCGCGCTGTTCGTGCTGTTCCTCCGCAAGGGCATCAAGGAGACCCCGCAGCACCGTCTCAACACGTACCTGCGGCAGCTCCGGAAGTCCGGTCGCGCCGACGAGGCGAGCCGGATCGCGGCCCGCTTCGGGGTCGTCGAGGACGAGCGACCGTCACTGCGGGCGATCTTCGGCAAGCGTTACGCCCGCAACACCGTCGTGCTGTCGATCGCGTGGATCGTGAACTACTTCGGCATCACCACGACGAGCGTGCTCGGCACCACGATGCTCGAGGACGTGAAGGGCGTCGACACGAGCATGTCGCTGCTGATCATCGTGCTCTCCAACGTCGTCGGCGCCGCCGGGTACCTGTTCCACGGTTGGCTCGGGGACGTCATCGGCCGCAAGACCACCATCGTCGGCGGCTGGCTGCTCGCCGGGGTGTGCTGGACCCTGTTCGTCCTCGGCCCGGACGACTTCGGGTACGTCCTGATCACGTACATGCTGACGCTGTTCTTCCTGCTCGGCCCGTACGCCTCCCTGCTGTTCCTGCAGGCGGAGTGCTTCGACTCCAGCTGCCGCGCCACCGGTTCCGCGTTCGTCACCGCCATGGGCCAGCCGGGATCGATCATCGGGTCCGCGGTGCTCACCGCCCTCGTCGCCGGCAACGTCGGTCTCGGACCGGCGGCCGTCGTCGTGGGTGCCGGCGGCATGGTCCTCTCCGGGCTGATCATGCTCGCGACCAAGCGCGTGGCGGTGATCGAGCATTGA
- a CDS encoding SDR family NAD(P)-dependent oxidoreductase — protein MSTPTSEAVYSEFAGRVAVITGAASGIGAALAVQLAEHGADIVIPVFAGDPHDPSVVVAAVEAAGGRALTVPADVRRTEDVDAVFQAALDRWGRVDHVVAGAGVLRRQPLDTMTDAAWDDMVQVDLNGVMRTLRAGARHLGSGGSMVAVSSIAGGVYGWVAHSHYAACKAAVIGLARSAAAELAPRGIRVNTVIPGLIETPQSTDATNSLGAAGLQAAGARIPWGRVGTAAEAAAVIRFLLSREARYVTGQELLVDGGMTILMAD, from the coding sequence TTGAGCACGCCCACGTCGGAGGCCGTGTACTCCGAGTTCGCCGGACGGGTCGCCGTCATCACCGGCGCCGCGAGCGGGATCGGCGCAGCACTCGCCGTCCAGCTCGCCGAGCACGGGGCCGACATCGTCATCCCGGTGTTCGCCGGTGACCCGCACGACCCCTCGGTCGTCGTCGCAGCCGTCGAGGCGGCCGGAGGTCGAGCGCTGACCGTCCCCGCCGACGTCCGCCGGACCGAGGACGTCGACGCCGTGTTCCAGGCGGCGCTCGACCGGTGGGGCCGTGTCGACCACGTCGTCGCCGGCGCCGGCGTGCTCCGGCGGCAGCCGCTCGACACCATGACCGACGCCGCCTGGGACGACATGGTGCAGGTCGACCTCAACGGCGTGATGCGCACCCTCCGCGCCGGCGCGCGCCACCTCGGCTCCGGCGGGTCGATGGTGGCGGTCTCCTCGATCGCGGGCGGCGTCTACGGCTGGGTCGCGCACAGCCACTACGCCGCGTGCAAGGCGGCGGTGATCGGGCTCGCCCGGAGTGCCGCCGCCGAACTGGCGCCGCGCGGGATCCGCGTGAACACCGTCATCCCCGGCCTGATCGAGACACCGCAGTCGACGGACGCGACGAACTCGCTCGGAGCGGCGGGCCTCCAGGCAGCGGGTGCCCGCATCCCGTGGGGTCGTGTCGGGACCGCGGCGGAGGCGGCGGCCGTGATCCGCTTCCTGCTCAGCCGTGAGGCGCGGTACGTCACCGGACAGGAGCTCCTCGTGGACGGCGGGATGACCATCCTGATGGCCGACTGA
- a CDS encoding 6-phosphofructokinase produces MRIGILTSGGDCPGLNAVIRAIVLKGIAIHGHEFVGFRDGWRGVVEGDIVPLGRKDIQGIAKQGGTILGTSRTNPFEGPNGGVENITKTLERHGIDAVVAIGGEGTLAAAKRLTDAGLQIVGVPKTVDNDLGATDYTFGFDTAVAIATEAMDRLRTTGESHSRCMVAEVMGRHVGWIALHSGMAAGAHAILIPEQKTSLAQIGEWVQAAYDRGRAPLVVVAEGFVPDHEDTAHTERGLDAFGRPRLGGIGERLAPLIEEMTGIETRATTLGHIQRGGTPTAYDRVLSTRLGLAAIDAVVEERWGRMVALKGTEIVHVSFADALGELKTVPQDRYDEAAIMFG; encoded by the coding sequence ATGCGCATCGGCATCCTCACCTCCGGCGGCGACTGCCCCGGCCTCAACGCGGTCATCCGCGCCATCGTGCTCAAGGGCATCGCCATCCACGGCCACGAGTTCGTCGGCTTCCGCGACGGCTGGCGGGGTGTTGTCGAGGGCGACATCGTGCCGCTCGGCCGCAAGGACATCCAGGGCATCGCGAAGCAGGGCGGGACGATCCTCGGCACCAGCCGCACGAACCCCTTCGAGGGCCCGAACGGCGGCGTCGAGAACATCACGAAGACCCTGGAACGACACGGCATCGACGCCGTCGTCGCGATCGGCGGCGAGGGCACCCTGGCGGCCGCGAAGCGCCTCACGGACGCCGGCCTGCAGATCGTCGGCGTGCCGAAGACGGTCGACAACGACCTGGGCGCCACCGACTACACGTTCGGGTTCGACACCGCCGTGGCGATCGCGACCGAGGCGATGGACCGCCTCCGCACCACCGGCGAGTCCCACTCCCGCTGCATGGTCGCCGAGGTGATGGGCCGCCACGTCGGTTGGATCGCCCTGCACTCGGGCATGGCGGCGGGCGCGCACGCGATCCTCATCCCCGAGCAGAAGACGTCGCTGGCGCAGATCGGCGAGTGGGTGCAGGCCGCCTACGACCGCGGCCGCGCACCGCTCGTCGTGGTCGCCGAGGGCTTCGTCCCCGACCACGAGGACACCGCGCACACCGAGCGCGGCCTGGACGCCTTCGGCCGGCCGCGCCTGGGTGGCATCGGCGAGCGCCTCGCCCCGCTCATCGAGGAGATGACCGGCATCGAGACGCGTGCGACCACGCTGGGCCACATCCAGCGCGGTGGCACCCCGACGGCGTACGACCGGGTGCTGTCCACCCGGCTCGGGCTGGCCGCGATCGACGCGGTCGTCGAGGAGCGCTGGGGCCGGATGGTCGCCCTGAAGGGGACCGAGATCGTGCACGTCTCGTTCGCGGACGCGCTCGGCGAGCTGAAGACCGTGCCGCAGGACCGGTACGACGAGGCCGCCATCATGTTCGGCTGA
- a CDS encoding LacI family DNA-binding transcriptional regulator, which translates to MGSTDDQVGHEPPGRRGEVNLQAIAGRAGVHVSTASRVLRQTEPARGWSAPAQRVIAAAAELGYRPNRLASSLRTRRSNTIGVVMPRLADTVIASICQAVESAARAAGYQLLLTTPPDEMGAQLEAVDFLLSRRVDGLIVSSLHLSSQIPRLANLSVPIIATNRHPGDWLPAVVADDVEGGRLATEHLLALGHRRIGVVAGPRHASTAVERVAGFRLAHEQRDLPVDEALVVHTDFEVEGGVVGAHTLLSLADPPTAVFAVNDTAAIGVMGAARQRGLRVPEDLSIVGYNDIAVVAQLPTPLTTVHSPRATMGAVVVERLLAAIGGGAVDGAVLPVSLVVRSSTAAPAH; encoded by the coding sequence ATGGGCAGCACGGACGACCAGGTCGGGCACGAGCCCCCGGGTCGTCGCGGCGAGGTCAACCTCCAGGCGATCGCGGGGCGCGCCGGGGTGCACGTCTCGACCGCGTCGCGGGTGCTGCGACAGACCGAGCCGGCCCGGGGCTGGAGTGCTCCGGCCCAGCGCGTGATCGCAGCGGCAGCGGAGCTCGGCTACCGCCCCAACCGGCTCGCCTCGTCGTTGCGCACCCGGCGGTCGAACACCATCGGCGTCGTCATGCCGCGGCTCGCCGACACCGTCATCGCGTCGATCTGCCAGGCCGTCGAGTCGGCTGCCCGTGCCGCCGGCTACCAGCTGCTGCTCACGACGCCGCCGGACGAGATGGGTGCCCAGCTCGAAGCCGTCGACTTCCTGCTCTCCCGCCGGGTCGACGGTCTCATCGTCAGCTCCCTGCACCTGTCGTCGCAGATCCCCCGTCTGGCGAACCTGTCGGTGCCGATCATCGCGACGAACCGGCACCCCGGCGACTGGCTGCCCGCCGTGGTCGCCGACGACGTCGAGGGCGGCCGCCTCGCCACCGAGCACCTCCTCGCCCTGGGACACCGGCGCATCGGTGTCGTGGCCGGTCCCCGCCACGCCAGCACCGCGGTGGAGCGGGTCGCCGGCTTCCGGCTGGCGCACGAGCAGCGGGACCTGCCGGTCGACGAAGCGCTCGTCGTCCACACCGACTTCGAGGTCGAGGGCGGCGTGGTCGGGGCGCACACCCTGCTCTCGCTCGCCGACCCACCCACCGCCGTCTTCGCCGTCAACGACACGGCGGCCATCGGCGTGATGGGTGCGGCTCGCCAGCGCGGCCTGCGCGTCCCCGAGGACCTGTCGATCGTCGGGTACAACGACATCGCGGTGGTCGCGCAGCTCCCCACGCCGCTCACGACCGTGCACTCCCCGCGGGCGACGATGGGGGCCGTGGTCGTGGAACGGCTGCTCGCCGCGATCGGCGGCGGCGCGGTGGACGGGGCGGTCCTGCCGGTGTCGCTCGTGGTGCGGTCCTCGACGGCGGCCCCGGCGCACTGA